One genomic window of Fusarium fujikuroi IMI 58289 draft genome, chromosome FFUJ_chr01 includes the following:
- a CDS encoding related to NUDIX family hydrolase, whose translation MTSRSHSSSGNKPPPSEPRPSSSVLLVSPVNEVLLLHRVHTSTSFASAHVFPGGNLDPYHDGIIPAEESPERHHDGLAYRIGAIRETFEETGILLAKKDNELVNLTVEDRDTARKMIHGNQVKFLEWLKSVGAEPDLDGLIPFTRWITPATNTKRFTTQMYLYMLPQSQGDIPSEMLIPTPDNGIEHTAALFAPAESFLARAATNSIILFPPQYFLLSLVAKVFQNSKVSSDGQGSRQISAQRENLLSFLNRVPTAETEKGQAHRTAMIPWSEKVMSPHNLFIRQQDKRIVLGLDKPGPELRGSERGGDWEHVVLVNFGKGGPTNVEVRRREDALEEERKVKADSEKL comes from the exons ATGACTTCACGGAGCCACTCGTCCTCAGGAAACAAGCCTCCGCCTTCAGAGCCACGGCCAAGTTCTTCAGTTCTCCTAGTGTCGCCTGTCAATGAGGTCCTACTACTTCACCGCGTACACACCTCTACATCATTCGCCTCAGCGCATGTCTTCCCCGGCGGAAATCTAGACCCTTATCATGATGGTATCATACCGGCTGAAGAATCGCCAGAGAGACACCACGATGGACTCGCGTACAGAATTGGTGCTATCAGAGAGACTTTTGAAGAGACTGGTATCTTATtggccaagaaggacaacGAGCTGGTAAACTTGACAGTCGAGGATAGAGACACTGCAAGGAAAATGATACATGGGAACCAAGTCAAGTTCCTAGAGTGGCTAAAGTCAGTAGGCGCTGAGCCAGACTTGG ATGGCCTCATCCCCTTTACTCGCTGGATCACACCCGCCACCAACACAAAACGCTTCACTACGCAAATGTATCTCTACATGTTACCGCAGTCACAAGGTGACATACCATCAGAGATGCTCATACCAACACCAGACAATGGCATTGAACACACAGCAGCCCTCTTTGCACCTGCGGAATCATTTCTCGCCCGCGCCGCCACAAATAGCATCATCCTATTCCCACCGCAGTACTTCCTCCTAAGTTTAGTCGCCAAAGTCTTCCAGAATTCAAAAGTATCGTCAGACGGACAAGGATCTCGTCAAATCTCAGCACAGAGAGAAAACTTACTGTCCTTTCTGAACCGAGTGCCGAcagcagagacagaaaagGGCCAAGCACACAGGACAGCCATGATTCCATGGAGCGAGAAAGTCATGAGTCCTCATAATCTCTTCATTAGGCAACAGGACAAGAGAATAGTTCTCGGATTGGACAAACCAGGACCAGAGCTCAGGGGCTCCGAGAGAGGTGGTGATTGGGAACATGTGGTGCTTGTGAACTTTGGCAAAGGAGGACCGACCAATGTCGAAGTGAGGCGAAGAGAAGATGCcctggaagaggagagaaaggTTAAAGCTGATAGCGAGAAGCTCTGA
- a CDS encoding probable ribosomal protein L23.e, cytosolic, with protein sequence MAKISRGAPGGKLKMTLGLPVGAVMNCADNSGARNLYIIAVKGIGARLNRLPAGGVGDMVMATVKKGKPELRKKVHPAVIVRQSKPWKRFDGVFLYFEDNAGVIVNPKGEMKGSAITGPVGKEAAELWPRIASNSGVVM encoded by the exons ATGGCCAAGATCTC CCGTGGTGCCCCTGGtggcaagctcaagatgaCCCTCGGTCTCCCTGT CGGTGCCGTCATGAACTGCGCCGACAACTCGGGTGCCCGAAACCTCTACATCATCGCCGTCAAGGGTATCGGTGCCCGCCTGAACCGATTGCCCGCCGGTGGTGTCGGTGACATGGTCATGGCCACCGTCAAGAAGGGAAAGCCCGAGCTCCGAAAGAAGGTTCACCCCGCCGTCATCGTCCGACAGTCCAAGCCCTGGAAGCGATTCGACGGTGTCTTCCTGTACTTTGAGGACAACGCTGGTGTT ATCGTCAACCCCAAGGGTGAGATGAAGGGCTCTGCCATCACTGGCCCTGTTGGTaaggaggctgctgagctgTGGCCC CGTATTGCCAGCAACTCCGGTGTCGTCATGTAA
- a CDS encoding probable endopeptidase K, whose translation MVNFKNLAFAATALFGLVNAAPTTAKVDSSKIIPGKYIITLKSDIAAADVDSHLSWVEDVHKRGLNKRAEKGVERTYKGKYGFQGYAGSFDKSTVEEIKKNPDVAIVEEDREWVINWVEEEEEKAETLAKRALTTQSGATWGLGTVSHRSSGSTSYIYDTNAGTNTYAYVVDTGVRTTHNEFEGRAQAVYTAFSGDNADSVGHGTHVSGTIAGKTYGVSKKATIQAVKVFQGSSSSTSIILAGFNWAANDIISKGRTARSVVNMSLGGGYSASFNNAVNSASSSGIISAIAAGNDGANAANTSPASATSAITVGAIDSSWTIASYSNYGTVLDIFAPGSGVLSAWYTSNSATNSISGTSMATPHIAGLVLYGISVNGVSGVSGVTSWLTRTATSGKISGNLRSSPNLIGNNGNSAQ comes from the exons ATGGTGAACTTCAAGAACCTCGCTTTCGCCGCGACTGCCCTCTTCGGGCTCGTCAATGCCGCCCCTACTACTGCCAAGGTTGACTCTAGCAAGATCATTCCTGGCAAGtacatcatcactctcaagTCTGATATTGCTGCTGCCGATGTCGACAGCCATCTCAGCTGGGTTGAGGATGTTCACAAGCGTGGACTGAACAAGCGCGCCGAGAAGGGTGTTGAGCGCACCTACAAGGGCAAGTATGGCTTCCAGGGCTATGCTGGCTCTTTCGACAAGAGCACCgtcgaggagatcaagaagaacccTGAT GTTGCTATCGTTGAAGAGGACCGCGAGTGGGTCATCAActgggttgaggaggaggaagaaaaggcagaGACTCTTGCAAAGCGTGCCTTGACTACCCAGAGCGGCGCCACCTGGGGACTCGGTACGGTCTCTCACCGTTCCAGTGGATCTACCAGCTACATCTACGACACCAACGCTGGTACCAACACCTATGCCTACGTCGTCGACACTGGTGTTCGAACCACCCACAATGAATTTGAGGGCCGTGCTCAGGCCGTCTACACTGCCTTCAGTGGCGACAACGCCGATTCTGTTGGCCACGGTACTCACGTCTCTGGCACCATTGCCGGCAAGACCTACGGTGTCTCCAAGAAGGCCACCATCCAGGCTGTTAAGGTCTTCCAGGGCAGCTCTTCTAGCACCTCTATCATTCTCGCTGGTTTCAACTGGGCTGCCAATGATATCATCTCCAAGGGCCGAACTGCTCGCTCTGTCGTGAACATGtctcttggtggtggttacTCTGCCTCTTTCAACAACGCCGTCAACTCTGCTTCCTCATCTGGTATCATCTCTGCCATTGCTGCTGGAAACGATGGTGCCAACGCCGCCAACACATCTCCTGCCTCTGCTACCAGCGCTATCACTGTCGGTGCTATCGACAGCAGCTGGACCATTGCCTCTTACTCCAACTACGGCACTGTCCTTGACATCTTTGCTCCCGGTTCTGGCGTTCTCTCTGCCTGGTACACTAGCAACAGCgccaccaacagcatcagCGGTACCTCCATGGCTACTCCCCACattgctggtcttgtccTCTATGGTATCTCTGTCAATGGTGTCTCTGGCGTCTCTGGTGTCACCAGCTGGCTCACCAGAACTGCTACTTCTGGCAAGATCTCTGGCAACCTCCGCAGCTCCCCCAACCTGATCGGTAACAACGGCAACAGCGCCCAGTAA
- a CDS encoding related to quinate transport protein, with the protein MESTVDERTKLAYQNRWRTLAKNPKLIVIALFASFGGFEYGYQQGVLGQSLVMHRFKDNFPSIVNSSSATGWLTSILQLGGILGSLSAGVFGEVYSRKYTMLMACCWVILGSYLYIGGTKDNASMLYAGRFFTGIGVGTFSGVGPLYNAELSSPELRGFLVSFYQFCTILGIMLSFWIGYGSNYIGGTGEGQSNLAWMLPSIIQGIPAVLLALGIWWLPFSPRWLVKQGRDEEALKTLSYLRNLPIEHELIQVEYKEIKAEALFEQRAFAKNFPNLAAKEQGSVWMAQFAQYYQIFRTKDNFKRVATAWLVMFWQQWSGIDAIIYYASQVFESLGLTGGTQALLATGVTGVVFFVFTLPAMAIIDKVGRKPMLYVGSIVMLISMVLAGIIVAKFQHDWETHSAAGWVAVAFIWLYVGAFGATWGPVSWTLVAEIFPLSIRSKGSSIGASSNWLNNFAVAFYVPPMFETLEWGTYIFFAVFLACSMVWLYFCLPETKGATLEDMDRVFGSHTGEEDAKMLDEARRDVGLGIELEVDALKAEKALVEDGEIETRPSHHENA; encoded by the exons ATGGAGTCGACAGTTGACGAGCGGACGAAGCTCGCCTACCAAAACCGATGGAGGACTCTTGCCAAGAACCCcaagctcatcgtcatcgctctCTTCGCCTC CTTCGGTGGCTTTGAGTATGGCTACCAACAAGGTGTCCTAGGCCAGTCCCTAGTGATGCATCGCTTCAAGGACAACTTCCCCTCGATCGTCAACTCGTCCTCAGCCACTGGCTGGCTCACCTCGATCCTTCAGCTCGGTGGCATTTTGGGCTCCTTGTCCGCTGGTGTCTTTGGTGAAGTCTACTCACGGAAGTACACCATGCTCATGGCTTGCTGCTGGGTAATACTTGGTAGTTATTTATACATCGGAGGAACAAAGGATAATGCGTCTATGCTCTATGCTGGTCGCTTTTTCACTGGAATCGGAGTTGGCACTTTCAGTGGTGTTGG TCCTCTCTACAACGCCGAATTATCCTCTCCCGAACTCCGTGGCTTCCTCGTCTCCTTCTACCAATTCTGCACCATCCTCGGCATCATGCTCTCATTCTGGATCGGATACGGCAGCAACTACATCGGCGGCACAGGAGAAGGCCAAAGCAACCTCGCATGGATGCtcccatccatcatccaagGAATTCCTGCCGTTCTTCTCGCCCTTGGAATCTGGTGGTTGCCGTTTTCCCCGCGTTGGCTCGTCAAGCAGGGTCGTGATGAGGAGGCTCTCAAAACGTTATCCTACCTTCGCAACCTACCCATCGAGCACGAACTCATTCAGGTGGAAtacaaggagatcaaggccgaggCTCTCTTTGAACAACGTGCTTTTGCCAAGAACTTCCCCAACCTGGCTGCTAAAGAGCAGGGCAGTGTCTGGATGGCCCAGTTTGCGCAGTACTATCAGATCTTCCGTACCAAGGATAACTTCAAGCGTGTTGCTACAGCTTGGCTCGTGATGTTCTGGCAGCAGTGGTCTGGTATTGACGCCATCATCTACTATGCCAGTCAAGTCTTTGAAAGTCTAGGTCTTACAGGAGGGACACAGGCTCTACTGGCGACAGGAGTTACGGGCGTTGTgttcttcgtcttcactTTACCTGCCATGGCTATCATTGACAAAGTTGGACGAAAGCCAATGCTCTATGTCGGATCCATCGTCATGCTTATCTCTATGGTTCTCGCTGGTATTATTGTCGCCAAGTTCCAGCACGATTGGGAGACGCATAGTGCTGCTGGTTGGGTTGCCGTGGCCTTCATCTGGCTCTACGTCGGGGCTTTTGGAGCTACATGGGGTCCTGTTTCTTGGACCCTTGTTGCTGAGATTTTCCCTCTCTCCATCCGATCCAAGGGTTCTTCGATTGGTGCTTCTAGTAACTGG CTCAACAACTTTGCTGTTGCCTTTTACGTGCCTCCTATGTTTGAGACTCTCGAATGGGGCACTTACATCTTCTTTGCCGTTTTCCTGGCATGCAGTATGGTCTGGCTGTACTTTTGCCTTCCAGAAACGAAGGGTGCTACTCTCGAAGATATGGATCGAGTGTTTGGAAGCCACACTGGTGAAGAGGATGCAAAGATGCTGGATGAGGCGCGCCGAGATGTTGGTCTCGgaattgagcttgaggttgacgccttgaaggctgagaaggcgTTGGTGGAGGATGGAGAGATTGAGACGAGACCATCTCACCATGAGAACGCTTAG
- a CDS encoding troponin T-like protein — translation MASKKTKPTAAGDDVDIDELLSGLDRDKKPKKTTKSKPTSAASKALADQDILADLESELAEQPSRPHTPRLKDATRRSTATPPAGDPRKSTDSARSLKATFTPSATSSELYENEKKPTSEPVQRETAPQASGGGWWGGILSTASAAMKQAEAAVSQIQQNEEAKKWADQVKGIRGLDVNTLRTYGDELRHRALPTFTNILHTLAPPISSHERLLIHITHDLVGYPSLDPLIHNVFGHVMAQVEGGDLLVIQRGQESHSRRSTESITGWHDGPWWRQTDTPRELGLIKGLPEGTKLCRANAESHANEYFSANGGVEAAKHKATEDVSETNPVRTSDLFLAVQAISVDEDKNLFARTASAEKEKDSSGVEDQDENEELICFAVFILDPVHDIEFYTVSQSVPARWVQWLDTPAPLTPRSGEDGDVADANIPEEIRDIIESGGVDPREWVAEWLEELLNLSIGTVAQRYVARRMGVGEGGLGRGKRRMEDLVQDNAGEAARAGVI, via the exons ATGGCGTCGAAAAAGACAAAGCCCACCGCCGCTGGTGACGACGTCGACATTGACGAGTTGTTGTCTGGCCTTGACCGCGAtaagaagcccaagaagacaaCAAAGTCTAAGCCGACCTCTGCCGCATCCAAGGCACTTGCCGATCAGGATATTCTCGCCGACCTTGAATCGGAACTGGCAGAGCAGCCTTCACGACCCCATACTCCCCGCCTTAAGGATGCTACCCGTCGTTCCACAGCAACACCCCCCGCTGGCGACCCTCGCAAGTCTACCGATAGTGCACGCAGCCTGAAAGCAACATTCACACCAAGCGCCACGAGCTCAGAACTTTacgagaacgagaagaagccgaCATCTGAGCCTGTTCAGCGAGAAACTGCCCCTCAAGCCTCTGGTGGAGGATGGTGGGGTGGCATTTTATCCACGGCCAGTGCTGCTATGAAGCAGGCCGAAGCCGCTGTCTCACAGATCCAACAGAAtgaagaggccaagaagtggGCAGACCAGGTCAAGGGAATCAGGGGACTTGATGTCAACACTCTTCGAACCTATG GTGATGAACTCCGACACCGTGCTCTACCTACCTTCACCAACATCCTCCACACGCTTGCGCCACCTATCAGTTCCCATGAACGACTTCTCATTCATATCACCCACGATCTTGTCGGCTACCCGTCACTCGACCCCCTGATTCATAACGTCTTTGGCCATGTGATGGCACAGGTTGAGGGCGGTGACCTTCTTGTCATTCAGCGTGGCCAGGAGAGCCACTCTCGACGTAGCACCGAAAGTATTACTGGATGGCACGACGGCCCTTGGTGGAGACAAACTGATACGCCCCGTGAGCTGGGATTGATCAAGGGTTTGCCTGAAGGAACCAAGCTTTGCCGCGCCAACGCCGAATCGCATGCGAACGAATACTTCTCTGCCAATGGTGGTGTCGAAGCAGCCAAGCACAAGGCCACCGAAGATGTGAGCGAGACCAACCCTGTTAGAACCTCGGATCTGTTCCTGGCTGTCCAGGCAATCTCAGTGGATGAGGACAAGAACCTGTTCGCTCGCACTGCTTCTgcggagaaggagaaggactcTTCTGGTGTCGAGGAtcaagatgagaatgaggaaCTCATTTGTTTCGCTGTTTTCATCCTGGATCCTGTTCATGACATTGAATTTTATACCGTCAGCCAGTCTGTTCCTGCTCGATGGGTTCAGTGGCTCGATACACCCGCCCCTCTCACGCCCCGATCtggcgaggatggcgatgTGGCCGACGCCAATATTCCCGAAGAGATCAGGGATATCATTGAGAGCGGTGGCGTTGACCCTCGAGAATGGGTCGCCGAGTggcttgaggagcttctcaacctttcTATCGGTACTGTTGCTCAGCGATATGTTGCTCGTCGCATGGGTGTTGGTGAGGGTGGCCTGGGCAGGGGCAAGAGAAGGATGGAAGATCTCGTGCAGGACAATGCTGGTGAGGCTGCGCGTGCTGGCGTCATCTAA
- a CDS encoding probable malate dehydrogenase (oxaloacetate decarboxylating) (NADP+): MRYLNLTNNYATKADHSKKSKFGDLPLSTTGPINCALSGTSLLNTPYLNKGSAFPPDERREFNLTGLLPQGVQTLEQQCKRAYEQYSSRPDDLAKNTFLTSLKDQNEVLYFKLLQLHLDEMMSIVYTPTEGDAIQNYSRLFRRPEGCYLNIRDPDHVYHNLAQWGNPEDIDYIVVSDGEEILGIGDQGVGGILISVAKLVLTTLCAGVHPNRTLPVVLDCGTDNKELLDDELYLGLKEKRVRGEEYAKFVDTFVQSARKLYPKAYIHFEDFGLTNARKILDRYRPDFACFNDDVQGTGCVTLAAILSGLHVSKQKLKDLRMVVFGAGSAGLGIADQVRDAIATEGNMSHEEAAKQIWLIDKPGLLTSETEGVTDSQKIFTKDASEWKDKDADLLSVIKEVRPNVLVGTSTKPGAFTEDIIRAMAEHHERPIVLPLSNPTRLHEAKPEDILKWTNGKALVATGSPFPPVKGPWGKDGSEITINVGECNNSVVFPGIGLGCVLSRAKHLTDRMLVAAVEGVSSLSPVLKDSTAPLLPDVDSVRDVSVRIARNVIQAAVKDGEATQDGIPEKEEDLEEWIKEQMWDPVYRPLKKVDLEGATREARGELKKAGTVHRVGHT, from the exons ATGCGATACCTGAACCTCACCAACAACTATGCCACAAAGGCTGATCACTCCAAAAAGTCCAAGTTTGGTGATCTGCCACTGAGCACCACCGGGCCTATTAACTGCGCGCTCAGCGGTACATCGCTCTTGAATACGCCATATCTCAACAAGGGCTCTGCTTTTCCTCCTGATGAGCGTCGAGAGTTTAACCTCACAGGCTTGCTACCTCAAGGTGTTCAGACGCTTGAGCAGCAATGCAAACGTGCTTATGAGCAATATTCGTCAAGGCCCGACGACTTAGCCAAGAATACTTTTCTCACTTCCCTAAAGGATCAAAATGAGGTTCTGTACTTCAAG CTTCTGCAACTTCATCTcgacgagatgatgagcatCGTCTATACACCAACTGAAGGTGATGCTATCCAGAATTACTCTCGACTCTTCAGACGTCCCGAAGGTTGCTATCTCAACATTCGAGACCCAGATCATGTGTATCACAACCTCGCTCAATGGGGAAACCCTGAAGATATTGACTACATTGTCGTATCTG ACGGTGAAGAGATCCTCGGTATCGGTGACCAGGGCGTTGGCGGTATTCTCATCTCCGTCGCCAAGTTAGTCCTCACCACTCTCTGTGCAGGCGTCCACCCCAATAGAACCCTTCCAGTTGTCCTCGACTGCGGCACAGATAACAAGGAACttctcgatgatgagctATATCTCGGTCTCAAAGAGAAGCGTGTTCGTGGTGAGGAGTACGCCAAGTTTGTCGACACATTTGTGCAATCTGCCAGGAAGCTCTATCCCAAGGCCTACATTCACTTTGAAGACTTTGGTTTAACCAATG CGAGGAAGATTCTTGATCGGTATCGTCCAGACTTTGCTTGcttcaatgatgatgttcaAGGAACAGGCTGTGTAACTCTCGCAGCGATCTTGTCAGGTCTTCACGTCAGCAAGCAAAAGCTCAAAGATCTTCGAATGGTCGTCTTTGGAGCTGGTAGTGCTGGACTTGGTATCGCAGATCAAGTTCGAGATGCCATTGCTACGGAAGGAAATATGAGCCATGAGGAGGCAGCAAAGCAGATCTG GCTGATTGACAAGCCTGGTCTCCTTACGTCGGAAACCGAAGGTGTCACCGATTCTCAAAAGATCTTTACCAAGGACGCTTCAGAGTGGAAAGACAAGGACGCTGATCTTCTCTCCGTGATCAAGGAGGTTCGACCTAACGTGCTTGTTGGCACGTCTACCAAGCCTGGTGCTTTCACCGAAGATATCATCCGTGCCATGGCTGAGCACCACGAGCGCCCTattgttcttcctctctccAACCCTACGCGTTTACATGAGGCCAAACCTGAGGATATTCTCAAATGGACAAATGGAAAAGCTCTTGTAGCCACAGGCTCACCCTTCCCACCCGTCAAGGGCCCTTGGGGCAAAGACGGTTCTGAAATCACCATCAATGTCGGCGAATGCAACAACTCAGTTGTCTTCCCAGGCATCGGTCTCGGCTGCGTGCTCTCCCGGGCCAAGCACTTGACAGATCGCATGCTTGTAGCCGCTGTGGAAGGAGTTTCCTCACTGAGCCCTGTTCTCAAAGATTCAACGgctcctcttctcccagACGTGGATTCAGTGCGAGATGTCAGTGTCCGCATTGCCCGCAATGTGATACAAGCAgctgtcaaggatggcgaggCTACACAGGATGGCATCCctgaaaaggaagaagatttgGAGGAGTGGATCAAAGAGCAGATGTGGGATCCCGTCTACCGGCcgttgaagaaggttgaCCTGGAGGGCGCCACCAGAGAGGCTAGAGGAGAGCTCAAGAAAGCCGGAACAGTCCATCGAGTTGGCCATACATAG
- a CDS encoding related to beta-mannosidase: MAPRTVTPIDKNWQFKQGKEDDSSYLPVAQFPTNVHLDLLHHKKIPDPYIGKNELKVQWVGETVWVYKTTFSSPEIHDGAKAVLAFDGLDTFAKVELNGEEILETENMFVPERVAVTKNLKKDGENELRITFDAAYLRGWKLVEEHPDHKYVVWNGDGSRLPVRKAQYHWGWDWGPALLTCGPWRPINLEVYESHIADLYTESEVEKSLKKADVVVQAAVEGKASRVRFEVSLDGKKIASETAHVKDKDATTTFHIQDPALWYPVRYGKQPLYTIKAILLEDDNEIDTISKKIGIRKLELVERELDGQPGTSFFFQVNNIPIFCGGSNWIPADNFIPRIAKEKYRDWVKLVADGNQFMLRVWGGGIYEEDVFYDACDEFGILVWQDFMFACGNYPAWPDLLKSVDREARANIKRLRHHPSIVLWAGNNEDYQLRESENLTYDFDDHDPESWLKTDFPARYIYEKLLPDACKDLHPNAVYHIASPWGGKVTTDPTIGDIHQWNVWHGSQQKYQDYDKLVGRFVSEFGMEGFPDIRTIDAFLPQGKDDPERFSTSSTIDFHNKADGQLRRLGLYMAENFRFTLEPLEDYVYYSQLLQAEALASAYRLWKRQWQGPKKEYCSGVLVWQTNDCWPVTSWAICDYYLRPKHSYFTIKREMAPITIGMTRREHKHPRNKYTRVDIETKVKVEIWGSNLKLEDVTVDCVVKAWDVETGKETYSQTVVSDLVLQSNCSTEIKILDVPVEKPNADLEAKTVVAAYFYQDGKQIARYVNWPEPLKYLHFQKPKNLKSELSEGCKYVEISAEVPIKGLAVLSEDDEVKFEDNLVDVVPGEIVKIGITGAKKGTVLKTQYLGMQVHD; the protein is encoded by the exons ATGGCTCCCCGCACTGTTACCCCAATCGACAAGAACTGGCAATTCAAGCAGGGGAAAGAAGACGACTCCTCTTATTTACCAGTCGCTCAATTTCCAACAAACGTTCATCTTGACCTCTTACACCATAAGAAGATTCCTGACCCTTATATTGGAAAAAACGAGCTCAAAGTTCAATGGGTCGGAGAGACTGTCTGGGTGTACAAGACGACATTTTCTAGCCCCGAGATTCATGATGGTGCAAAGGCggtcttggcctttgatggtcttgatacCTTCGCCAAGGTTGAGTTGAATGGGGAAGAGATCCTTGAGACCGAGAACATGTTTGTTCCCGAACGGGTAGCCGTCACAAAGAATCTTAAAAAGGATGGCGAGAATGAGCTCCGCATCACGTTTGATGCGGCGTATTTGAGAGGATGGAAGCTAGTGGAAGAGCATCCTGACCACAAGTATGTTGTCTGGAATGGAGATGGCTCAAGACTGCCTGTTAGAAAGGCGCAATACCACTGG GGCTGGGATTGGGGCCCTGCTTTGCTTACATGTGGTCCTTGGAGACCTATCAACCTCGAGGTTTACGAGTCTCATATCGCAGATCTCTACACTGAGTCAGAAGTTGAGAAGTCTCTTAAGAAGGCGGATGTTGTTGTTCAGGCGGCTGTTGAAGGCAAAGCCTCACGAGTCCGCTTTGAAGTCTCTTTAGACGGAAAGAAGATTGCATCTGAAACCGCACATGTAAAAGACAAAGACGCAACCACTACGTTCCACATTCAAGATCCGGCTCTCTGGTATCCAGTCAGATATGGAAAACAGCCCCTGTATACCATTAAggccatccttctcgaggACGATAACGAGATAGATACAATCTCCAAGAAGATCGGCATTCGCAAGCTTGAACTTGTTGAACGAGAGCTAGATGGCCAGCCAGGCACCAGCTTCTTTTTtcaagtcaacaacatccCGATCTTCTGCGGTGGAAGCAACTGGATTCCAGCAGACAACTTCATTCCTCGAATTGCGAAAGAGAAATACCGAGACTGGGTCAAGCTCGTTGCTGATGGCAATCAGTTTATGCTCCGAGTTTGGGGAGGTGGCATCTACGAAGAAGATGTCTTCTATGATGCCTGCGATGAATTCGGCATCCTTGTTTGGCAGGATTTCATGTTCGCTTGTGGCAACTACCCTGCCTGGCCTGACCTACTCAAGTCTGTTGACCGAGAAGCTCGAGCCAATATCAAGCGACTTCGCCACCATCCATCAATTGTTCTATGGGCTGGCAACAACGAGGACTACCAACTGCGTGAGTCTGAGAATCTCACGTACGACTTCGACGACCATGACCCAGAGAGCTGGTTAAAGACCGACTTCCCTGCCCGCTATATTTACGAAAAGCTACTTCCAGACGCTTGCAAAGATCTTCATCCAAATGCCGTCTATCATATTGCCAGCCCCTGGGGTGGCAAGGTGACCACTGACCCAACTATTGGAGATATACATCAATGGAATGTGTGGCACGGCTCTCAACAAAAGTACCAAGACTACGATAAGCTCGTTGGGAGATTCGTTTCCGAGTTTGGTATGGAAGGCTTCCCAGATATCAGGACCATCGATGCTTTCCTCCCTCAAGGCAAAGATGATCCTGAGAGATTCTCTACGTCATCCACGATTGACTTTCACAACAAGGCAGATGGACAGTTGCGTCGACTGGGCCTTTACATGGCTGAAAATTTCCGTTTCACGTTGGAGCCCTTGGAAGACTACGTCTACTATAGCCAACTGCTACAAGCCGAGGCTCTAGCCTCAGCCTATCGGCTCTGGAAGCGACAGTGGCAGGGCCCGAAAAAGGAGTATTGTAGTGGTGTCTTGGTTTGGCAGACCAACGACTGCTGGCCGGTCACTTCATGGGCCATCTGTGATTACTACCTTCGACCCAAGCATTCCTACTTCACCATCAAACGGGAGATGGCACCTATCACTATTGGCATGACACGTAGAGAGCACAAGCACCCCAGGAACAAATATACGAGGGTTGATATTGAGACAaaggtcaaggttgagaTTTGGGGAAGTAACCTCAAATTGGAAGACGTCACTGTAGACTGTGTTGTCAAGGCCTGGGACGTTGAGACCGGAAAGGAGACATACTCCCAAACAGTTGTTTCTGATCTAGTTCTCCAGAGTAACTGCTCGACGGAAATCAAAATCCTGGATGTCCCCGTTGAGAAGCCCAACGCTGATCTTGAGGCGAAGACTGTTGTTGCAGCTTACTTCTACCAGGACGGCAAACAGATTGCACGATATGTCAACTGGCCCGAGCCACTGAAGTACCTACACTTCCAAAAGCCGAAGAACCTCAAGTCTGAGCTTTCTGAAGGATGCAAGTACGTTGAGATCAGCGCCGAGGTGCCTATCAAGGGACTAGCAGTCTTgagcgaagacgatgaggtcAAGTTTGAAGACAATCTAGTCGACGTCGTCCCAGGTGAGATTGTCAAGATTGGTATTACGGGTGCCAAGAAGGGTACTGTCCTCAAGACACAGTACTTGGGGATGCAGGTCCACGATTGA